In Quercus robur chromosome 11, dhQueRobu3.1, whole genome shotgun sequence, the following proteins share a genomic window:
- the LOC126705183 gene encoding secreted RxLR effector protein 161-like, translating into MILERFRMHNSKPIDTPIEKGHTLSFEDCPKSEKEKREMARVPYASAVGSLMYAMLCTRPDICFAVGMVSRYQNNSGPVHWQVVKRIFRYLRGTSDLILCYQGGDLRLKGYSDADWASDRDERKSTTGYAFLLSGAAISWCSKKQSCIALSTMESEYVACSAAAQEAVWLKRFFQSLRVTSLADEVVKMYCDNMAALSHANDPKYHSKSKHIQTRYNYIRLAITQGEVILQHISTSRMVADPLTKAIARDVFQAHVRSLGLCRI; encoded by the coding sequence ATGATCTTAGAGCGATTCCGTATGCATAATTCCAAACCCATAGACACTCCAATTGAGAAGGGACATACATTAAGCTTTGAAGATTGCCCTAaatcagaaaaggaaaagagagaaatggcAAGAGTTCCCTATGCAAGTGCAGTTGGAAGTCTGATGTATGCTATGTTGTGTACTCGACCAGACATCTGTTTTGCAGTTGGTATGGTTAGTCgttatcaaaataattcagGACCTGTTCATTGGCAAGTAGTTAAGAGGATTTTTCGATACCTTCGTGGGACATCGGATCTCATTCTTTGCTATCAGGGTGGAGATTTGAGATTGAAAGGATATTCTGATGCTGACTGGGCTAGTGATAGAGATGAGCGCAAGTCCACTACAGGTTATGCATTTCTACTTAGTGGTGCAGCTATCTCTTGGTGCAGTAAGAAACAGTCTTGCATTGCTTTATCCACAATGGAGTCTGAGTATGTTGCTTGTTCAGCAGCAGCACAAGAAGCTGTTTGGTTAAAGAGATTTTTCCAAAGCCTAAGGGTGACATCTCTTGCAGATGAAGTTGTAAAGATGTATTGTGATAATATGGCAGCCTTGTCTCATGCTAATGATCCTAAGTATCATAGCAAAAGCAAACACATACAAACTCGTTATAACTACATTCGTCTTGCTATTACACAAGGAGAGGTGATCCTCCAACATATCTCCACTAGCAGGATGGTGGCTGATCCACTTACTAAAGCCATTGCTAGAGATGTCTTTCAGGCTCATGTTAGGAGTTTGGGACTTTGTAGGATTTGA